In one window of Candidatus Scalindua sp. DNA:
- a CDS encoding Maf family protein — protein sequence MKNIYLASSSPRRVQILKELGFNFTISPPVHFIEKENSAEPEALVCHNAFGKAREVAAKYRNSLIIGCDTMVTLGSEIFGKPFTSEKAYAMLEKLSGNWHTVFSGIAVIDTQSGRELAGYEKTEVKFKVLSENEIGDYVKSGEPLDKAGAYGIQGYGRALVEEIKGNVSTVIGLPEDLAVKFLSEFGVKR from the coding sequence ATGAAAAACATCTACCTTGCATCATCCTCACCAAGAAGGGTACAGATATTAAAAGAGTTGGGATTCAATTTTACCATAAGCCCGCCGGTACATTTTATTGAAAAAGAGAACTCTGCAGAACCGGAAGCATTGGTTTGTCATAATGCCTTTGGCAAGGCAAGGGAAGTAGCTGCAAAGTATAGAAACTCTCTCATTATCGGTTGTGATACGATGGTTACACTTGGTAGCGAGATTTTTGGTAAGCCATTCACTTCTGAGAAGGCATATGCGATGCTCGAAAAACTGAGCGGTAACTGGCACACTGTTTTCTCCGGGATTGCCGTTATCGACACACAATCTGGCAGGGAATTAGCGGGTTATGAAAAGACCGAAGTGAAGTTTAAGGTGCTGTCTGAGAATGAAATAGGTGACTATGTTAAATCGGGTGAACCACTGGATAAGGCGGGAGCGTATGGAATACAGGGGTACGGAAGAGCTTTGGTTGAAGAAATAAAAGGGAATGTTTCAACGGTGATTGGTCTACCAGAAGATCTGGCTGTGAAATTTCTTTCGGAGTTTGGAGTGAAGAGGTAA
- the carB gene encoding carbamoyl-phosphate synthase large subunit → MPKRTDIQTILIIGSGPIVIGQACEFDYSGTQACRALKEEGYKIVLVNSNPATIMTDPEVADKTYIEPMTVDVLSKIIQKERPDVLLPTLGGQTALNLTVSLAEKGVLDEFHVEVIGAKLEAIKKAEDREQFKEAMKRIGLAVPDSGYAHSLHEGMAIVKEIKFPVIIRPSFTLGGIGSNIAYNREELEEYVNFALEASPVHEILIEKSVLGWKEYELEVMRDLKDNVVIICSIENFDPMGIHTGDSITVAPAQTLTDKEYQRMRNASIKIIREIGVETGGSNIQFALNPVNGEMTVIEMNPRVSRSSALASKATGFPIAKIAAKLAVGYTLDEIPNDITRYTPASFEPSIDYCVVKIPRFNFEKFPEANRTLTSHMKSVGEVMAIGRTFKEALGKAVRSLEIGLYGFDEHLPQTDLNSSEKELLIKNHLLNPMSDRIWFVVDSLRLGMSLEEIYKVTGIDRWFLYNLRQIVELEEEIKNQHLSNASSPPLREELINLDLLRKAKQYGISDYRLAKLLQSKESSIREYRQANSIHPVFKMVDTCAAEFVAYTPYFYSTYDTECEANPTKNKKIMILGSGPNRIGQGIEFDYCCVHCVMALREMGFETIMVNCNPETVSTDYDISDRLYFEPLTFEDVMEIVAKEKPEGVIVQFGGQTPLKLAVPLAESGVRILGTSPDDIDKAEDRKRFATLLSKLNLLQPDNGSASSFLEAKEIASSIGYPVLLRPSYVLGGRAMKIIFDEGELKEYISHAVDVSPEHPVLIDKFLEGAVEIDVDAVCDGEEVFIGGVMEHIEEAGVHSGDSACSLPPHSVRESTIEEIKSQTKLLALELNVLGLINIQFAVKADTVFVLEVNPRASRTVPFVSKATGIQLAKVASQIIAGRKLKELKLDGKAELKHVAVKEAVFPFIRFQGTDTLLGPEMKSTGEVMGIDVDFGKAFAKSQMAIGGSLPLSGTVFISVRDKDKLPIVDIAEKLHQSGFKIVATGGTARAIAEKGIPVATINKEYEGRPNIIDHLKNREVQLVINTAEGKLAQERSYNIRRYAIVSGIPYCTTLSGAIATESAIKSMLTGELDVKPIQEYHT, encoded by the coding sequence ATGCCGAAAAGAACCGATATTCAAACTATACTCATAATCGGGTCAGGTCCGATAGTAATCGGGCAGGCGTGCGAATTTGATTACTCCGGTACCCAGGCGTGCAGGGCTCTCAAGGAGGAAGGTTACAAGATCGTTCTTGTCAATAGTAACCCTGCAACTATTATGACTGACCCTGAAGTAGCAGATAAGACATATATCGAACCTATGACGGTTGATGTCTTATCCAAGATCATACAAAAAGAGAGGCCTGATGTCTTGCTGCCTACATTGGGAGGACAGACAGCATTGAATTTGACGGTCTCTTTAGCAGAAAAGGGTGTACTGGATGAGTTCCATGTGGAAGTAATAGGAGCAAAACTTGAAGCGATCAAAAAGGCTGAAGATCGTGAGCAATTTAAAGAAGCGATGAAACGTATCGGTCTTGCGGTACCCGACAGCGGATACGCACATTCCTTACATGAAGGAATGGCTATTGTAAAGGAGATCAAGTTTCCTGTGATTATACGTCCCTCATTTACGCTCGGAGGTATCGGCAGCAATATTGCTTACAATAGAGAGGAGTTGGAAGAGTATGTGAATTTTGCTCTGGAAGCAAGTCCTGTTCACGAGATACTCATTGAAAAATCTGTCCTGGGCTGGAAGGAATATGAACTTGAAGTCATGAGAGATCTTAAGGACAATGTTGTGATAATATGTTCCATTGAGAACTTTGATCCTATGGGTATCCATACCGGAGACAGCATTACGGTAGCACCGGCACAAACATTAACGGATAAAGAATACCAAAGAATGCGGAATGCATCAATCAAGATTATTCGCGAGATTGGAGTTGAAACCGGAGGTTCTAATATCCAGTTTGCATTAAATCCTGTCAATGGCGAAATGACTGTTATCGAGATGAATCCAAGAGTTTCAAGGAGTTCTGCCCTTGCTTCAAAGGCTACCGGTTTTCCCATCGCTAAAATTGCCGCAAAGTTGGCAGTAGGATATACACTCGATGAGATTCCCAACGATATCACCCGTTACACACCGGCATCCTTTGAACCCTCGATTGATTACTGTGTCGTAAAGATCCCAAGGTTCAATTTCGAAAAATTCCCCGAGGCAAACAGAACACTTACTTCGCATATGAAATCTGTTGGTGAGGTGATGGCCATCGGGAGGACGTTCAAGGAGGCGCTTGGGAAGGCAGTGAGGTCTTTAGAAATTGGATTGTATGGGTTCGATGAGCATCTTCCACAAACTGATTTAAATTCTTCAGAGAAAGAACTGTTGATAAAGAACCACCTGTTAAATCCCATGAGCGACAGGATCTGGTTTGTCGTAGATAGTCTGCGATTGGGTATGAGCCTCGAAGAAATTTATAAAGTAACGGGAATCGATAGATGGTTTCTCTATAATCTGAGACAGATTGTTGAACTGGAAGAGGAAATCAAAAATCAGCATCTGTCAAACGCTTCATCTCCTCCCCTGAGGGAAGAATTGATCAATCTCGATCTATTGAGGAAAGCAAAGCAATATGGTATATCTGATTATCGTTTGGCAAAGTTGTTGCAATCGAAAGAATCTTCCATCCGCGAGTACCGGCAAGCAAACAGTATTCATCCTGTCTTCAAGATGGTTGATACCTGTGCTGCTGAGTTCGTAGCGTATACACCCTATTTCTATTCAACATATGATACAGAGTGTGAGGCGAACCCGACAAAAAATAAGAAAATAATGATTTTGGGGAGCGGTCCTAACCGCATCGGTCAAGGTATTGAGTTTGATTATTGCTGTGTACATTGTGTAATGGCCTTGAGAGAGATGGGATTCGAGACAATTATGGTCAATTGTAATCCTGAGACGGTGAGTACTGATTATGATATTTCTGACAGATTGTATTTCGAACCTCTCACCTTTGAAGACGTTATGGAAATAGTTGCAAAAGAAAAACCCGAAGGGGTTATCGTACAGTTTGGTGGCCAGACGCCTCTGAAGCTTGCAGTACCGTTAGCTGAATCCGGGGTCAGGATCCTTGGTACATCTCCTGATGATATTGATAAGGCTGAAGACCGCAAGCGATTTGCCACCCTTTTATCAAAACTCAATCTTTTGCAACCGGACAATGGGAGTGCCAGCTCATTTTTGGAGGCTAAAGAGATTGCCTCTTCAATAGGGTATCCTGTTTTGCTCAGACCTTCGTATGTTTTGGGTGGCAGGGCAATGAAGATTATCTTTGATGAAGGTGAGCTGAAGGAGTATATTTCGCATGCAGTTGACGTTTCTCCTGAACATCCGGTTCTCATAGATAAGTTTTTGGAAGGTGCGGTTGAGATTGATGTTGATGCAGTTTGTGATGGTGAGGAGGTCTTTATCGGCGGGGTGATGGAACATATAGAAGAAGCCGGTGTGCATTCCGGAGACAGCGCCTGTTCACTACCACCTCATTCTGTCAGGGAGAGCACCATAGAAGAGATAAAATCTCAGACAAAATTGCTGGCATTAGAATTAAATGTCCTTGGCCTTATCAATATACAATTTGCGGTTAAAGCTGACACGGTCTTTGTGTTGGAGGTAAATCCACGTGCTTCAAGGACGGTACCTTTTGTGAGCAAGGCAACAGGCATTCAGCTTGCAAAAGTGGCTTCTCAAATCATTGCCGGTCGTAAACTGAAAGAGTTAAAGCTCGACGGGAAAGCTGAACTGAAACATGTTGCAGTGAAAGAAGCTGTCTTTCCGTTCATTAGGTTTCAAGGAACGGATACTCTCCTGGGGCCCGAAATGAAATCTACGGGTGAAGTAATGGGGATCGATGTTGATTTTGGTAAGGCATTTGCCAAATCACAAATGGCCATTGGGGGGAGCTTGCCTCTCTCCGGTACCGTTTTTATAAGCGTGAGAGACAAGGACAAACTCCCGATAGTGGATATTGCCGAAAAACTCCACCAATCAGGCTTTAAAATAGTTGCTACAGGAGGAACCGCAAGGGCCATTGCCGAGAAGGGAATACCGGTTGCTACCATCAATAAGGAATATGAAGGACGACCCAATATCATAGATCATCTCAAGAACCGGGAAGTCCAGTTGGTTATTAATACCGCTGAAGGCAAACTTGCACAGGAACGGTCATATAACATCCGTCGCTACGCAATAGTATCAGGTATTCCATACTGCACAACGCTCTCTGGCGCTATTGCAACGGAGAGCGCAATCAAATCTATGCTGACGGGAGAGCTCGACGTCAAGCCGATTCAAGAATACCACACATAA
- the carA gene encoding glutamine-hydrolyzing carbamoyl-phosphate synthase small subunit produces MQNTKAVLALSDGKIFEGTSFGSTGETSGEVVFNTSITGYPEILTDPSYKGQIVIMTYPMIGTYGICEKDYESRQPFLGGFVVKEYSPYPSNWRSEMSLDEFLKSKGTVGIQGIDTRALTRHIRDFGEQQAIISTVDLYHESLVTKAKNLSGLIGKDLVKEVTCQKPYEWEEEEFVFPVQRGLRCEEHNQEKGRKVFHVAVYDCGVKYNILRKLKSRNCRVTVVPADMNTQEVLSLNPDGVVVSNGPGDPAAVPYMLNNMKEVIGKKPVFGICLGFQILALALGYTTYKLKFGHNGGNQPVMDLRTNKVYITSQNHCFAVDGSSLRGGQSKSFGKVEITHSNLNDQSVEGLECLDVPVLAVQFHPEASCGPHDTGYLFDRFIEMMD; encoded by the coding sequence GTGCAAAATACGAAGGCTGTTTTAGCCCTTTCAGATGGAAAGATTTTTGAGGGTACCTCTTTTGGCTCCACAGGAGAGACATCCGGTGAAGTAGTATTTAATACCAGTATTACCGGTTATCCTGAAATTCTTACTGATCCGTCATACAAGGGACAAATCGTTATCATGACCTATCCCATGATCGGCACCTATGGCATTTGTGAGAAAGATTATGAGTCTCGTCAGCCCTTTCTGGGAGGGTTTGTTGTGAAAGAATATAGCCCTTATCCCAGTAACTGGCGTTCAGAAATGAGTTTGGATGAGTTTCTGAAAAGCAAGGGGACGGTAGGGATACAAGGAATTGATACAAGGGCCCTGACTCGGCATATCAGAGACTTCGGGGAGCAGCAGGCCATAATTTCTACCGTTGATTTATATCATGAAAGTCTGGTCACAAAGGCGAAAAACCTGTCCGGATTGATCGGCAAAGATCTGGTAAAAGAGGTTACGTGTCAGAAACCCTACGAGTGGGAAGAGGAAGAGTTTGTTTTTCCTGTCCAGAGAGGTCTCCGGTGCGAGGAACACAATCAAGAAAAAGGGAGAAAGGTATTTCATGTAGCTGTTTATGATTGCGGTGTAAAATATAACATTTTAAGAAAACTGAAGAGTCGGAATTGCAGGGTAACCGTAGTTCCCGCGGATATGAATACACAAGAGGTCTTGTCATTAAATCCAGATGGGGTTGTTGTTTCCAATGGGCCGGGTGACCCTGCAGCAGTGCCGTATATGTTGAATAATATGAAAGAGGTAATAGGAAAGAAACCTGTCTTTGGCATATGTCTGGGATTTCAGATTCTGGCTTTAGCATTGGGTTATACGACATATAAGTTGAAGTTTGGACACAATGGTGGTAATCAACCGGTTATGGATTTACGCACAAACAAGGTGTACATTACGTCCCAAAATCATTGCTTTGCCGTAGATGGAAGTTCGTTGCGAGGGGGGCAAAGTAAAAGTTTTGGAAAGGTTGAGATTACTCATAGTAATTTGAACGATCAATCGGTAGAGGGGTTAGAGTGCCTGGATGTGCCGGTCCTCGCTGTTCAATTCCACCCTGAAGCTTCTTGCGGGCCACATGATACAGGCTATCTATTTGACAGATTTATTGAGATGATGGACTAA
- a CDS encoding CDP-alcohol phosphatidyltransferase family protein → MSLPNLISCARIFFILPFVICLMQVQHQNNYRYIALGMLLAIGASDILDGYLARKRSEITKFGKFLDPIADKLTLIVACVLLSSDKFWPEPRFPNWIPAVIISRELFFSLGILAAFIIPKRKIELSPDKLGRFTTFLQIMAVVSVLLGNHLSLTILLILWWLVVITTFASTVNYTYRGVKQL, encoded by the coding sequence TTGTCACTACCTAACCTCATAAGCTGTGCAAGAATATTTTTTATCCTGCCTTTTGTAATCTGCTTAATGCAAGTCCAGCATCAGAATAATTACCGGTATATTGCATTAGGAATGTTGCTTGCAATCGGTGCCAGTGATATTCTGGATGGATACCTTGCACGGAAAAGAAGTGAAATTACAAAATTTGGCAAGTTTTTGGATCCTATAGCAGACAAGTTAACGCTTATTGTCGCCTGTGTTTTACTTTCGTCTGACAAATTCTGGCCGGAACCCAGATTTCCAAACTGGATTCCTGCTGTTATTATCAGCAGAGAGCTTTTTTTCTCTCTGGGTATTCTCGCCGCCTTTATTATACCGAAACGAAAAATTGAATTGAGCCCTGATAAGCTGGGCAGATTTACGACGTTCCTGCAGATTATGGCGGTCGTGTCTGTTTTGTTAGGAAACCATCTCTCATTGACCATCCTTCTTATACTCTGGTGGTTAGTTGTGATAACTACGTTTGCATCCACTGTAAACTATACCTATAGGGGTGTGAAGCAACTTTGA
- a CDS encoding bifunctional 3,4-dihydroxy-2-butanone-4-phosphate synthase/GTP cyclohydrolase II yields the protein MLNTIEEIIDDLKKGKLVIVVDDANREDEGDLTIAAEKITPEIVNFMLTHARGIICLTITEEHSTRLGLTPMVPHNTSNFQTPFTITIDAKEGITTGVSTNDRAKTILTAVSDNCTPQDLVKPGHIFPLRSQNGGVLVRAGHTEGAVDLARLAGLKPSAVICEIMNEDGSMSKMPELKKFAVKHDLKICTIADIIKYRHEKERLIEKRVSVNIPTKYGKFVLHLYRSFTDEYLHLALCLGNIGSTDGSPAPIQTDPILIRVHDECLTGDIFGSLRCDCGEQLHSALRMIQKEGKGVLLYMRQEGRGIGLENKLHAYALQEGGLDTVEANKKLGFVVDKRDYGIGAQILRDLGISKMRLLSNNPKKFTALAGYGLEIVERVPIVTKPKEENQRYLRAKKDKLGHILEGV from the coding sequence ATGTTAAATACAATAGAAGAGATCATAGACGATTTAAAAAAGGGCAAGCTGGTTATCGTAGTTGACGATGCGAACCGGGAAGACGAAGGAGATCTAACGATTGCCGCTGAAAAGATTACACCGGAAATAGTAAATTTTATGTTAACCCACGCTCGGGGAATCATATGTTTAACAATCACGGAAGAGCATTCAACCCGGCTTGGCCTGACACCTATGGTGCCACATAATACCTCTAATTTTCAAACTCCCTTCACCATTACAATAGACGCGAAAGAGGGAATAACAACGGGCGTTTCTACAAATGACAGAGCAAAAACAATATTGACTGCCGTGAGTGACAACTGCACCCCGCAGGATCTTGTAAAACCTGGCCACATCTTCCCTCTCAGGTCCCAAAATGGAGGTGTTCTGGTACGCGCTGGCCACACTGAAGGTGCCGTTGATCTCGCGCGTCTGGCAGGACTGAAACCTTCTGCCGTAATCTGTGAAATCATGAATGAAGATGGAAGTATGTCAAAGATGCCTGAATTGAAAAAATTTGCCGTAAAACATGACCTGAAAATCTGTACCATAGCGGACATTATCAAATACCGTCACGAAAAAGAACGCTTGATAGAAAAGCGTGTTTCCGTAAACATCCCTACCAAATATGGGAAATTTGTCCTGCATCTCTACCGTTCCTTTACTGACGAATATCTCCATTTGGCCTTATGCCTTGGAAATATTGGGAGTACAGATGGCTCACCTGCCCCTATCCAGACAGATCCGATCTTAATTCGAGTTCACGATGAGTGTTTAACCGGTGACATTTTTGGTTCTTTACGATGTGATTGTGGCGAACAACTTCATTCAGCGTTAAGAATGATACAAAAAGAGGGCAAGGGTGTTTTGCTCTACATGCGGCAAGAGGGCAGGGGTATCGGCCTTGAAAATAAACTGCATGCATACGCGTTGCAAGAAGGTGGTTTAGATACCGTTGAAGCAAACAAAAAATTGGGGTTTGTTGTTGACAAACGCGACTATGGTATCGGTGCCCAGATATTACGGGATTTAGGTATTTCAAAAATGAGGCTACTATCAAATAATCCCAAGAAATTTACCGCTCTGGCCGGTTATGGCCTGGAAATCGTAGAAAGAGTTCCCATTGTTACGAAACCAAAGGAAGAAAACCAGCGATACCTCCGTGCGAAGAAGGATAAGCTTGGACACATCCTTGAAGGCGTATGA
- a CDS encoding molybdenum cofactor guanylyltransferase — protein sequence MTAIILAGGKSSRMGRNKALIEIEGKPFIEKQIDLLGEIFDDIIISANTPSEYAFLHKPVIKDLYPEKGPLGGIYTGLMESNSPYTFFLACDMPFVELPLIRYLRGLVGGADVVVPKSERGLEPLHAFYSKRCIEPIKNELDRNNLRIISFFSEVTVKIVELNSLTSSQRFKDSITNLNTKEDFESAKKRITRKNIS from the coding sequence ATGACAGCCATAATCCTCGCCGGTGGTAAAAGCAGCAGAATGGGCCGTAACAAGGCGCTTATCGAGATAGAGGGTAAGCCATTTATCGAGAAGCAGATAGATCTACTTGGTGAAATCTTTGACGATATCATCATTTCTGCCAATACACCTTCCGAATACGCATTCTTACACAAACCGGTTATTAAAGACCTTTATCCGGAAAAAGGACCCCTGGGGGGCATCTACACGGGCCTCATGGAGTCAAACAGCCCATACACCTTTTTCCTCGCATGCGACATGCCTTTTGTTGAATTGCCATTGATAAGATATCTCAGAGGGCTTGTAGGAGGTGCTGATGTGGTTGTTCCCAAAAGCGAGAGAGGGCTGGAACCCCTTCATGCATTTTATTCAAAAAGATGTATTGAACCGATTAAAAATGAACTCGACCGTAACAACTTGAGAATCATCAGTTTTTTTTCAGAAGTTACGGTTAAAATAGTAGAATTGAATAGTCTCACTTCATCACAAAGATTCAAGGACTCCATTACAAATTTGAACACGAAAGAGGATTTCGAAAGTGCAAAAAAACGAATCACCAGGAAAAATATATCATGA
- a CDS encoding sugar phosphate isomerase/epimerase: MMKKRIGVVLESLRLRIKDGIKTASVLGFHGIQMSTALKELKPENLSLTGRRELRRLINIHQLHLCAIGGSFGSGFVNENEFDFSIKKIKEVINLALDLQTDIVTIPIGSNPADSDSSHGSMVRSALCEIGRHAENYGCRLAASISFDDTSTLIKFLTSLETQGIRLTYDPASLILNNLDPIKSIFELHEYIAHTNLWDTSQSGEGRQREVPLGEGIVPVQEFVSTLDAVGYQGFYMISSRDVEQPVEIIKKGKEFLEQV; this comes from the coding sequence ATGATGAAAAAGAGAATCGGGGTAGTTTTGGAATCTCTTCGATTGAGGATTAAGGATGGAATTAAGACCGCTTCCGTTCTTGGTTTTCATGGTATTCAGATGAGCACTGCGCTAAAAGAGCTTAAACCGGAAAATCTTTCACTAACAGGAAGACGCGAATTAAGGAGACTGATCAATATTCATCAACTGCATCTGTGTGCTATTGGGGGAAGTTTCGGCAGCGGCTTCGTCAACGAAAATGAATTTGATTTTTCAATCAAAAAAATAAAAGAAGTTATCAATCTCGCATTAGACCTGCAAACAGATATTGTAACAATACCTATTGGTTCTAACCCCGCAGATTCAGATTCTTCCCACGGAAGCATGGTACGTTCAGCTCTCTGCGAAATCGGCAGACATGCAGAAAACTATGGATGTCGCCTCGCTGCCAGTATCTCGTTTGACGACACCTCAACGTTAATAAAATTTCTTACGTCATTAGAAACACAAGGCATCAGATTAACCTACGATCCAGCCTCCTTAATACTGAACAATCTCGACCCTATCAAGAGTATTTTTGAATTACATGAATATATAGCTCATACAAATCTCTGGGACACCAGCCAATCAGGTGAAGGCAGGCAGAGAGAGGTTCCGCTCGGAGAAGGGATAGTGCCGGTACAGGAATTCGTCTCTACGCTTGATGCAGTCGGCTATCAAGGGTTTTACATGATCAGTTCTCGCGATGTGGAACAACCCGTTGAAATCATAAAGAAAGGAAAAGAATTTCTTGAACAGGTGTAA
- a CDS encoding phospholipid carrier-dependent glycosyltransferase: MERCLKRKKTERFAVIGLIVILLVTLYGYRLYFPPERYFDEVYHAKRASQLAIEHQFNRKVTIHPPLWHFISAFSISSFGDYSWVWRIPSMVCGLLNVFLVFLVAVKISKNYFLAFLASFLFTFDCMSITQARIGMLNSMMVMFMLLSLYCFLQFFLDKIWPREKAFLLSGIFLGLGLATRMVASYQIIIYGIVIGVYVVKSRKDFWPTLRSTFLYLILVPGTIYLGTYLFICVLYKNSWTDFLFHLHYGYEGLVLTKGHHYGSPWWSWPLITRPVWYFFERQKETGIVNGILCMGNQAIFWFIPVSIGHVFWKFIRKRTWPYGLILLGFFGQWLPWVFVSRIKYFHFFYTAMPFACMSLAVLLLWVWQMKKWGKIFVIAYLFLVVSIFFYWYPLLTGFPIPYKYYMQHMWFRSWI; encoded by the coding sequence ATGGAAAGATGCTTAAAGAGAAAAAAGACGGAGAGGTTTGCCGTCATAGGGTTAATTGTGATATTGTTGGTAACGCTCTATGGATACCGTCTATATTTTCCTCCTGAGAGATATTTTGACGAAGTATATCATGCCAAGAGAGCCTCACAGCTTGCCATAGAACACCAATTTAATCGTAAGGTAACAATCCATCCGCCTTTATGGCATTTTATTTCCGCTTTTTCTATCTCTTCTTTTGGAGATTATTCCTGGGTCTGGCGGATTCCTTCGATGGTTTGTGGTTTATTGAATGTGTTTCTGGTTTTTTTAGTAGCGGTAAAAATTTCCAAAAACTACTTTCTTGCCTTTTTAGCATCATTTCTTTTTACCTTTGACTGTATGTCCATAACCCAGGCACGCATTGGCATGCTCAATTCAATGATGGTCATGTTCATGCTTTTATCCCTGTACTGTTTTTTACAGTTCTTCCTGGATAAAATATGGCCCAGGGAAAAGGCTTTTTTATTGTCTGGTATTTTTCTTGGTCTGGGTCTGGCAACAAGGATGGTTGCCTCGTATCAGATTATTATCTATGGAATAGTAATTGGAGTTTACGTTGTCAAATCAAGAAAAGATTTTTGGCCGACACTCAGGAGCACATTCCTCTATCTGATTCTTGTCCCCGGCACCATCTATTTAGGTACCTATCTATTTATTTGCGTTCTGTATAAAAACTCATGGACAGATTTTTTGTTTCATCTACATTATGGTTATGAAGGTTTGGTGCTCACGAAAGGTCACCATTACGGTTCCCCTTGGTGGAGTTGGCCGTTGATAACACGGCCTGTATGGTATTTTTTTGAGCGCCAAAAAGAGACCGGTATCGTAAACGGAATTCTCTGTATGGGTAACCAGGCAATCTTTTGGTTTATTCCAGTATCAATCGGACATGTTTTCTGGAAATTTATTCGAAAAAGAACCTGGCCATATGGTCTTATTCTTTTAGGTTTTTTCGGTCAATGGCTTCCGTGGGTATTTGTGAGCCGGATAAAGTATTTTCATTTCTTTTATACCGCTATGCCGTTTGCGTGCATGTCTCTGGCTGTTCTTCTTCTTTGGGTCTGGCAGATGAAAAAGTGGGGAAAAATTTTTGTTATTGCTTATCTGTTTTTAGTTGTGAGCATTTTTTTTTACTGGTATCCGCTACTCACCGGTTTTCCGATACCCTATAAATATTACATGCAGCACATGTGGTTTCGATCGTGGATTTGA
- a CDS encoding glycosyltransferase family 2 protein codes for MKYSVIIPIFNEEESLLPLYYSLKEVMNKLSKQYEILFVDDGSTDSSLERLRRVYVNSKGLSIIVLKERVGKAEALQAGFDNATGEIYITLDGDGQDDPREIPSLLDKMDEGLDVVYGWRRRRHDPFTKKIASRTANMIRRLITKEKIHDVGCAMRVFRKKDIEHVCLSKGLHRFFSAIMVKLGYKVGEVEVVHHPRETGISKYGIWDRLGEGIIDIIRFSFLDIHTLMSHERKYQIKKILRR; via the coding sequence ATGAAGTATTCCGTCATAATTCCGATTTTCAATGAAGAAGAGTCGCTTTTGCCCCTGTATTATTCACTCAAGGAGGTCATGAATAAGTTAAGTAAACAATATGAGATCCTTTTCGTGGATGATGGATCAACCGACTCCAGCCTGGAACGGTTAAGACGTGTTTATGTGAACTCAAAGGGTCTGTCAATTATTGTTTTAAAAGAGAGGGTCGGTAAGGCAGAAGCCCTGCAGGCCGGCTTCGATAATGCGACAGGAGAAATTTATATCACGTTAGATGGAGACGGCCAGGATGACCCGAGAGAAATCCCCTCCCTCTTAGATAAAATGGATGAGGGATTAGATGTTGTCTATGGCTGGCGGCGTAGGCGGCATGATCCGTTTACAAAGAAAATAGCCTCCAGGACTGCCAACATGATTCGCAGATTAATCACAAAAGAGAAAATTCATGATGTGGGGTGCGCTATGCGCGTTTTTAGAAAGAAAGATATCGAACACGTATGCTTATCGAAGGGACTTCACCGTTTCTTTTCTGCCATTATGGTAAAGCTGGGATATAAAGTTGGCGAAGTCGAAGTGGTTCATCACCCTCGGGAAACGGGTATTTCTAAATATGGAATATGGGATAGACTGGGTGAAGGAATTATTGACATCATACGGTTCTCTTTTTTAGATATCCACACTCTCATGAGTCATGAAAGAAAATACCAGATTAAGAAAATTTTACGAAGATAA
- a CDS encoding lipid-A-disaccharide synthase N-terminal domain-containing protein, which produces MQDIQIGHIWTIVGIFGQILFFIRFFVQWLASERAGNSVIPLAFWYFSIMGGLILFAYALWRKDPVFILGQSIGIIIYSRNLYLIRKNANPVKGRQKK; this is translated from the coding sequence ATGCAGGATATTCAGATCGGACATATATGGACCATTGTGGGTATTTTTGGGCAGATTCTATTTTTTATACGCTTTTTTGTACAATGGCTTGCTTCGGAGCGGGCGGGAAACAGTGTCATACCCCTGGCATTCTGGTATTTCAGTATTATGGGGGGGCTCATACTTTTCGCCTATGCGCTTTGGCGGAAGGACCCGGTCTTTATCCTTGGGCAGTCTATTGGAATTATTATCTATTCCCGCAACCTTTATCTCATTCGTAAAAATGCGAATCCTGTCAAAGGCCGGCAAAAAAAGTGA